In Psychrilyobacter piezotolerans, the following are encoded in one genomic region:
- the lpxK gene encoding tetraacyldisaccharide 4'-kinase produces MELLAYLYHLITNFRNRLYDKKIFKSKKIDDIEIFCVGNITVGGTGKTPTVQYLVQKFLDEGKKVAIVSRGYKGKRKIDPMIVSDGKNIFATTKESGDEPLLHAINTKVPIIVGRDRYSACMLAKENFDIDTIVLDDGYQHRKLERDCNIVLIDATNPFGGGRLLPLGTLREDLRQLKRADEFIITKADLVDDREIKKIKKYLSKYKKNISVAKYGVVSLKDLKGDRKPLFWVNKKKVLLFSGLANPLNFEKTVISLMPSATDRMDFLDHHNFKERDFKKIMKRADEMGADFIITTEKDIVKLPQNFHMPRTYVLKVELTMLEDNLFQQ; encoded by the coding sequence ATGGAACTTTTAGCGTACCTATATCATTTAATAACAAATTTCAGAAATAGATTATATGACAAAAAGATCTTTAAGTCTAAAAAAATAGACGATATAGAGATTTTTTGTGTTGGAAACATTACAGTAGGAGGGACAGGAAAAACCCCTACCGTACAATATCTAGTTCAAAAATTTTTAGATGAGGGAAAAAAAGTCGCCATAGTATCTAGAGGGTATAAGGGAAAAAGAAAAATTGACCCCATGATCGTTAGTGATGGAAAAAATATTTTTGCAACAACAAAAGAAAGCGGCGATGAGCCTCTTTTGCATGCTATAAATACAAAGGTTCCAATAATTGTAGGCCGGGATAGATATTCCGCCTGTATGTTAGCCAAAGAAAACTTTGATATAGATACAATTGTATTAGATGACGGCTATCAGCATAGGAAACTAGAAAGAGACTGCAATATTGTTTTAATAGATGCTACCAACCCATTTGGCGGCGGGAGACTTCTGCCACTTGGAACACTCAGGGAAGATTTAAGACAACTTAAAAGAGCAGATGAATTTATCATTACTAAAGCTGATCTTGTAGATGATAGAGAGATAAAAAAGATCAAGAAATATCTGTCTAAATACAAGAAAAATATCTCAGTGGCCAAATATGGTGTAGTTTCTTTAAAGGATCTCAAGGGAGATAGAAAACCTCTTTTTTGGGTAAATAAAAAAAAGGTCTTATTATTTAGCGGGTTAGCTAATCCCCTGAATTTTGAAAAAACCGTGATTTCTCTTATGCCTTCTGCAACTGACAGGATGGACTTTTTGGATCACCATAATTTTAAAGAAAGAGATTTCAAAAAAATAATGAAAAGAGCAGATGAAATGGGTGCAGACTTTATAATAACTACAGAAAAAGATATTGTAAAACTCCCGCAGAATTTTCATATGCCGAGAACGTATGTACTGAAAGTAGAATTAACTATGTTAGAAGATAACCTGTTTCAACAGTAG
- the nox gene encoding H2O-forming NADH oxidase yields MKKEKVVVIGTNHAGTHSILEIANKYKDTHEVVTYDKNDNISFLGCGMALWIGGVIDSGDGLFYATPESLREAGAEVHMKHDFKNVDFDKKTIEVEDIDTGEMKTETYDKLIFAIGSWPILPPLPGHDLENIMYAKIFQNAQSAIEKIKDPSIKKVTVVGAGYIGIELVEAFKENGKEVTLINDMDVLNRYYDSNFQEMMRANLEKNGIIMQLGETVTEFAGDGKVSKVITTKGEYDTDLVLMSIGFKPNTGILADTGIELTPRGAILTNNRMETSIKDVYAIGDCATVYNNASEQFENIALATNAVRTGIVAGHNVCGTPLEMQGVQGSNAIHIFGLTLSSTGLTECVAKSSGMNVETVEFTDLIKSAFMPENDEITVKVVWEKETKRIVGAQMASTSDITLALHFFSLAIQERYTMDKLALTDTFFLPHFNQPHNFITKAGLLALGKL; encoded by the coding sequence ATGAAAAAAGAAAAGGTAGTAGTAATTGGAACAAACCATGCAGGAACTCATTCCATCCTTGAGATAGCTAATAAATATAAAGATACCCATGAGGTAGTTACATATGATAAAAATGATAACATCTCATTTTTAGGGTGCGGAATGGCACTGTGGATCGGCGGAGTAATTGATTCTGGAGACGGGTTATTCTACGCTACCCCTGAATCACTCCGTGAAGCTGGAGCAGAGGTTCATATGAAGCATGATTTTAAAAATGTAGATTTTGATAAAAAAACTATAGAAGTTGAAGATATAGACACTGGAGAAATGAAGACTGAAACTTATGACAAGCTTATCTTTGCAATTGGATCATGGCCTATCTTACCTCCTTTACCGGGACATGATTTAGAAAACATTATGTATGCTAAGATCTTCCAAAATGCACAGTCTGCAATTGAAAAGATAAAGGACCCATCTATTAAGAAGGTTACTGTGGTAGGAGCCGGATATATAGGAATCGAATTAGTAGAAGCTTTCAAAGAAAATGGAAAGGAAGTTACTTTAATCAACGATATGGATGTTCTAAACAGATATTACGATTCTAATTTCCAGGAGATGATGAGAGCTAACTTAGAAAAAAATGGCATCATCATGCAATTAGGAGAAACTGTTACTGAATTTGCAGGAGATGGGAAGGTTAGTAAAGTCATCACAACTAAGGGTGAGTACGATACCGACCTAGTACTCATGTCTATTGGATTCAAACCCAATACAGGAATTTTAGCGGATACAGGTATCGAATTGACACCTAGAGGAGCTATCCTCACTAACAACAGGATGGAAACAAGTATTAAAGACGTCTATGCAATAGGAGACTGTGCTACCGTATACAACAATGCCTCGGAACAATTTGAAAATATTGCTCTTGCAACTAACGCTGTCAGAACAGGAATCGTTGCAGGTCACAATGTTTGTGGTACACCACTTGAGATGCAGGGAGTACAGGGGTCTAACGCAATCCATATATTTGGATTGACCTTATCCTCTACCGGATTGACTGAATGTGTAGCAAAAAGTTCAGGAATGAATGTTGAAACGGTTGAATTCACAGATTTAATCAAATCTGCTTTCATGCCGGAAAATGATGAGATCACAGTAAAAGTAGTCTGGGAAAAGGAAACCAAGAGAATTGTAGGAGCACAAATGGCATCTACTTCAGATATTACATTAGCATTACATTTCTTTAGTTTAGCTATACAGGAAAGATATACTATGGATAAGTTAGCACTTACAGATACATTTTTCCTCCCGCACTTTAACCAGCCGCATAATTTCATTACAAAAGCTGGATTGTTAGCCTTGGGTAAATTATAA
- the nadD gene encoding nicotinate-nucleotide adenylyltransferase, with product MDNNNNNNIKKIGIFGGSFNPVHRGHMEMANLAIEKLDLDRLYLVPVGTPCHRCDNDFVSGQDRMAMIKLVCLNNKKLFPCDYEIISEKVSYTYDTLLKIAEIHPDSLIYEIIGEDSAEYLTSWKNYEKMVDLCKFVFFKRKGYQSTIHGLLTIEAPLFNISSTLIREKIKNNEPLEDYITPEVEEYIREHNLYR from the coding sequence ATGGATAATAATAATAATAATAATATAAAAAAAATAGGAATTTTCGGTGGAAGTTTTAATCCTGTCCATAGGGGACATATGGAGATGGCGAATCTGGCCATAGAAAAACTTGATTTAGATCGATTATATCTTGTTCCTGTGGGAACTCCCTGTCATAGATGTGATAATGACTTCGTTAGCGGTCAGGATAGAATGGCTATGATAAAACTAGTCTGTTTAAACAACAAAAAGCTTTTCCCCTGCGATTATGAGATAATTTCTGAAAAGGTATCCTATACCTATGATACCCTCCTGAAAATCGCGGAGATCCACCCTGACAGCCTTATATACGAAATTATCGGAGAAGATTCCGCAGAGTATCTAACCAGTTGGAAAAATTATGAAAAGATGGTTGATCTCTGTAAATTTGTTTTTTTCAAAAGAAAGGGCTATCAGTCCACTATCCATGGCCTTCTGACTATTGAAGCACCACTATTTAATATCAGCTCTACCCTGATCAGGGAAAAAATAAAAAACAACGAACCATTGGAAGATTATATAACTCCAGAAGTAGAAGAATATATAAGAGAGCATAACTTGTATAGATAA
- a CDS encoding cupin domain-containing protein yields MIIRECDTKKVTSEKPRGGHGLIHGMQYLVGDQITNKIKIVMANDLEIGAMIGEHSHIDDEEFYYIIAGQGRVIDDGVVKEVSAGDLVYTGSGHSHSLENIGDTKLKFLAFIVEK; encoded by the coding sequence ATGATAATCAGAGAATGTGACACGAAAAAAGTAACCAGTGAAAAACCTCGTGGGGGGCATGGTCTTATCCATGGAATGCAATATCTTGTAGGTGATCAAATTACCAATAAGATAAAAATCGTCATGGCAAACGACCTTGAGATAGGAGCTATGATAGGAGAACACTCCCATATAGATGATGAGGAGTTTTACTACATTATCGCAGGGCAGGGCAGGGTTATCGATGATGGTGTGGTAAAAGAAGTCAGTGCCGGAGATTTAGTTTATACAGGTTCCGGGCACTCCCATTCATTGGAAAATATAGGCGATACAAAATTAAAATTTTTGGCTTTCATAGTTGAAAAGTAG